The nucleotide window GGGAACGTTAAGAGGTCTAAGGAGTTCTTCTCTTACCCCCAATGGGATATGGCAGCTAACGATATTTGGAATACGAATATTGCTCTTTAGTTGGATCTATTCTTAAAGAAGCAGCAAAGGATAAAGTAATCAAATAACCTTACTTAGACTTTCCGGATTTAAAACTTAACCTCTTCTCCAATTCTGCCAAAAACTTTCGAATGTTCTCTTGGGCGGCCGCCTCCGTTGCAATTTGTGCTCTATATAATGCAACTCTTTGATCTGAAAATTTTCCTATTCCCTGAGCTTCAATAACTTCATTGAATACGGATTGCCCTTTATTCTTCAGAATTAAAGAATCACTTATACCAAATATTTCTTCCTTCCTCTCCCCCTACAGCAAGAGTCACTCCAAAATAAATCGTATGGATTGTATCTCTTACGAAACGAGAATAATAAGGAGAAAAAGCCATATCAGATATTGCATTTGCGGGGGAGAAACTTGTAAAACTACCGCCAGCCACCAAACTTTGGCCGGTAGATGTAAGGCGATTAGTAGCTACTTCAGAAATTGTAAGCTTGTATCCGGTAAATAGATTTATATTATACTCGATCGGAAAAATGAAACTCAAATCCAAATCGAAACCTCTACGTTTAGAACCTATAGCTGTTCGATCATTCGCTATTGTAATAGGGTCTGGAGGCAACGGGTTCCCCGGTAAATTCGTAATTGAACTGGAATTTTCATTATAAGTTCCGTGATTCAAATAAAATAACGTTACGCGGGATCTAAACTGAACCCAATCTGCAAGAGGCTGAAGATAATATACCGATAGTTGCGGCCCAAAATTACTCTGGCTCGTTTTATACAAGGTAATAGCTGCTCCAGGAAGGGTTGCGAAAAAAGAAGGATCACTACTTGTCGATTCGGCGATTGTTCTTAAACCAATACCCGTCCCGAACCTAGCCGGGATCCAAAAGTATGAATATTCAAAAATGAATTCATTCCGATCCAAATTCATCATCGTAGAAGCATTCACAGGTCGAATCGAAGCGGAATCCGGGTATAAAAAAGCGGACCTATCACTTGCAGTTTCTTTAATCGAGTAATAGTCAACCCAGAAAGAATACTTCCCTGAGTTGGAAAATGTTCGAATTGAATATCCGGTATTTACTGCTGCGCTTCCGGAAAATCCATAACGCAATCCTCCAGATGCGGGAGATTTCTGAATAGCTTCCGATCTCGATTCTTCTATTGGACTCCAAAAACTATAGCCGATTCTTCCTGATACCTCCCACCAGGCAGATTGCACCGGAAATAAAGGCATAATAGCTAACGTAGAGAACAGAATACCAAATTTCAGATTTTTCAAAATATACCCCGGATCGATCGTCAATTATTGATATATCTTGAAATTTTAAAATTGAGTCAACTTTTCTATAGAAAGGAGAATATTCGACTCTTATATCCGGATCACATCAGGGCTCGATATTGATTGCGTTTCATCTTCATTTTCTCCACTATTGGTCAAACCCAAGAATACAAGTATGTCTAACTTCCGTTCTCTTCCGATCTTCTTTCTTTTCGTAATTTTCGGTATTCAAAATTGCGGAACGGTTCTACTCCTGAATGCCCTATGGCCTTCAAAAGAGGATGATCGTATTGGGAATATCGGAGAACTCTTCCTTGGGACCATGAATGTCGGCTTGATCCATTATTGGCCATTAGATGGGGATGCAAATGATAAAGTCGGATCTATGCACTTAACTGCATTTGGAACCGTCGGACCTACGTTAACTTCCGATCGCAATAACCTACCTGGTGGAGCCTTCCAGTACGATGGTATAGACTCATGGCATAGCTCAGATCCGATTGTTGGAGAAACTATCTTAATGGGAACTGCATCTTTTACCCTAAGCGCTTGGGTAAAAGGAAAATTTAAACCATCTGGAGGAGGGATAATCATGGGCCAAGGAGATGGTCTAGGATTTCAGTTTTTAGACGGCACCACCAATTGTTTTCATGGAATCCGAGTTTACACTGCAAACGGAGGCATGGGCGCTATTAGTAACGTCAGCCCTTGCGGAATCTATCAAGACGACGTTTGGTATCATTTGACTTTCACATGGGATCTTCCAAATAATACCGCCAACTTATATGTTGGAAATGATATAGTCAACTCGACAGTATACAATCCAAACTTAACCCCTTGGACCTCCAGTGCTCCCTTTACCTTAGGATACGGCACAATTGGCGGCGGTGCCCAGCCGGTCAGTATCGACGAAGTTCGAATTTATAATAGAGTCGTTCCGCCGATATTTTTCAGTTTTTAATTCCCAACCGAACAATGGATACTGCTATCTAATTAGGAAGCTTACTCCTAACCGCTGCCGAATCTCTAAAACGAATTTTCTTTAGAGAGAAGCCTGGAAACAATACAAGGCTCTCTGGAAATCGCAAGGGGCCCAACCTGAATCGTTTACCCAAACCCAAAAAGAGTCCAGTCTCGGAACAAAACCAGTCTCTCCCCAATCCGGATTGGAACTAGACGTCCAATCTTTGCAGGAAGTATTGGTTCCGTTAACATAATATCCGTCCCATCTGGTTCCGGTCCAAACCGAACGATAAGTTCCGGAAGAAGGAGCATAGTTCCCTTGCTCATTACGAATCTGTGTAGCGATCGTCCCGTCGAAAAGGTCCGAGACAGAAAGAGCGATCGTTTCACCTGTGGTAGTTACATATTTTGCATTCGGCATCCTACCTCTGGCATGCATTGCAGAAGTAGAAATAACCGCTTGAAAAGTTCCTGACAAACCGCCTGCTCCTGCAGTGGAAGCACAACGAAAATCGGCCCCGCTCACTCCGCCTAGATTTCCATTATAGATGCTGCTCGTAATAAAAAGAATTCTGGAAGGATCCTCTGGTGGAGGAACTTCTCCCGGATCAGTCTCAGTTCCATCACCTCCGGAACTCGACAAGGCTAATGCCAAAAGACCTTGGGACCCGTCCGGTGAACCCTGATCGCAGTCAACCAAGGCAAAAAATAGAAGAATCACACAGAACGATGAAAATACACGTATCATAAAATGAATATAGGCCTTCTGCTTTTTACTAAAAGAACCTCAAAACAACGTTATTAGGCTCTTTCTTTCTATACACATGTAGATCCCAAGTCGGACAATACAAATATTTTTTTTAGAGTATTTGAAACCATACTACCATTCCTACAAGCGAAACTTCACCAGCGGTGATTGCCGTCACGATATGCGTAATCGCCGTTTCCACGTTCTGCAAATCCAGGATCGATTACATGGTTTTTTCCTAAGTTAAGTATCCATATTGGGGTATCTGGGGAATATATAGATATATGTATGTCGGAGGGAATCCTATAAAATTCAGTGACCCGAGCGGACACAATAAGTATGTTCATATGTTTAATCGAATAGTTAAAAATACCATTCATTCTTATAATTATTTCTTTAAACATCCGGTCAGCTCAGCAAATGAATTTATGCACGTATTGCAAGGAAAAGGCAGGAGACACGAACGAAGTTCTTTAAGTTGGAATAAAATTAATAAGGGACTGACGTTTGCGGGTAAAGTAATGATGCCTCTTTGGGATCCTGCATTTACACTAGGGCTATATTGGACAGGGTTAAATTATGTAGCGGGAATATTTCAGTGGATGGGAGGAGGTAAAATGCCTTGGATAGAATATCGGGCAGGAGGATATTTAATGCACAACTCTCCTCTAGCTGGAGCAGGAGTAACCATGGGACCAGTGGCATCCGTTCCGACCGGAGCGGACGAAGCTACAATTCAGCATGAGCTTGCACACGTTAGGCAGTATAATAACTGGGGAGGATGGAATTATATAGGCGCTACTTGGCAAAGTCCGTTTAATAACATTTCCGGAAAGGGCCCATCATATGCGGAAAGGAACGCCGATTCATCCTCCGGAACGAATGCATATGGAGGAAATACATTCTTTGATTTGCAATTTTTGTATCTGGCTCATCAGCTGGGTTGGGATAATTTATATTCCAATGGCTATATTAACTTAGAAATTTTAATAGAAATATATACACTATTACAATATAGAGCGAGGCTAATTCCGCTATGAAAAAATATTTTTTAATATCATTGTTTCTTTTTCTACTTGCTTGTCCAGGACCGCCGGCAAAAGAACAGGCGCAAGCACGTTGTCAGAAAACGGCCAAAGAATTAATGGCTCTTTTTGCATTAGATCCTCCTCAGACGCAGGGAGAATTAGAAGTGGTTAATTTAATACTTATTGCTTCGCTAAATTGTGGAGACTAAGTTTTGCCCTATGTCTTAGCCCAAAAACTAATAAACATTAATTGGTATTCAAATTAAGCAACCTCGGAATGAAAATAGACATGGTGGATACGGCGGAAATACTTACTATGCTATACAATTTCTTCAGATAGCAAATTCATTAGGACTCCTAAATGATTTAGGAAATCCTATTAATAGAACAATTTTGACGGAAATATACAAATATTTTATCATTCACATTAGATTAGTACCAGTTTTATGAAGAAAACAATTAGAAGTTTAAATTTGTTATTTGTTGCAGTCCTTTTTCTAAATTGTCCAGCAAATAATTCATCCGTAAAAACCGAAAGTTGTGAACGTTTAGCTAAATTGAATCTCCTATTTAATTTAACTAATTCAACTGCTCAAACGAGTGAAGAAGCTCAGGCATTAGAGATTTCCAATGCATACTATATCAATGAATTGATATCCGGTTGCAAGGATAGATATTCAAAAGAATTTCCGTAGCAAAACTGCAGGCTCACTATTAAAGCTAAAAAGAATCACCCAAGCCCGGGCTTCGTAACCGTATGATCCTCTAAGATGAGAAACAAGCCCTACGTATGCGTAGACACTGCTGTATTGTATTCTGCAGGTGAAAGAGCAAGCCAAGGTAGGAAACGATACAGACATAGTGGTGCTACATCTTCTATATACCTTTCAGAGAAATTGGGAGGAAGACAAGTTGGAACCTTAGTCCAGACTATAGCAATAAAGCAAGGACTAGTATTCTTCACTTCAGTATCTAATCAGAAGGCAGATACTTTAGGACCAATCATCAAGGACCACTTGCCAACATGCACTCCACTTTTCACTGATCAAGGATATCCTGGCTTTGGGGAATATACAAGAAGCACAGATCAGTGAATCACTCTGCTCGTTCAAAAGATAATAGATATAGATTCGCTCGTAATCGCTGGAGTAAGAATGGAGTTCACAACCAAGTAGCAGAAGGAAATCAAAGAGTCCTGAAAACAGCCTTTGCTTCTTACGGATACATAAAGCCAGAATACTCTCAGTTGTATCTGAATGAGTTTAGCTTCATTAAGAATGCGAATGTATTTGGGTTGGATGTGCTCATTAATGATGCGTCGATGTGTGGAGGTAGGGATGCTTTTCGTGTCAATCCGAGAGCGCGGAAGAAGGGAGCGGTTCGGATTGAAAGGAAAGGATATTTACCTATCCCCTGTAACCATTGCTCACAAATCGCGCGCGCAGAAGGAAAAGTCGGAAGACGGTAAGAAAAATAAGTCAGCAACAAATACCTCTAGCAAATTCAAACATGCAGGAATCAGAATAGAGTTCTTCGAGCAGATCACAAAGAAGATCTTGCATGACTTTTACAAAAAGAAATGTCCTCACTGCGAGAATCAAATACTGGACAAAGAAATCTCAACTCGACCGGATCTAATTCGTTGTAGAGTTTGCCATTACCAAACTTCAAGACTGGCATACACTCCCCTCCACCAATGTAAACTTCCGCTCTGGATGTTCGGATATGTATTTTACGAATCTCTCATCCAACATCCAAAAGTTCTCACCTCAATAGAGATCTCCAAGAGATTAGGTATTTCATATAAAGCAGCTCTGTTACTCAAAAGAAGATTCCAAGTATTTGCATCAGAACAATTAGATAAATATAAACAAATAACATTCAAACTCTTGGAGGATGAATTTAGAGACTTCAATTTGCCTCCAAACGAGAATACGAATATTACAAAGAAAATGGCAAAGCATTCGTATATATGTGCAGATACTGCCGTTTTGTATTCTGCATCTGCAAGAGCAAACAAAGGAAGAAAACGTTTCCGTCACAGTGGAGCTACTGCATCCATATATCTCTCGGATAAACTTGGTGGAAAACAAATCGGAACCTTAGTTCATACAATTGCAATCAAAGGTGGGCCTGTATTTTTTCATTCAGTTCCAAATCAAAAAGCAAATACACTTGGACCAATCATCAAAGAACATTTGCCAATTAGAACTCCGCTATTCACGGACCAAGGATACCGTTGGCTTTGGGGAATATACAGAAATCATAGATCGGTAAATCACAATGCGAAATCAAAAGAAGGAAGATATCGTTGGGCAAGGAATAGATGGAGCAAACATGGAGTTCATTCTCAAGTAGCAGAAGGAAATCAGAGATTACTCAAAACTTCCTTCGGTGCATATTGTTATACAACACCAGAATACTCGACTCTGTATCTGAATGAATTTGCCTTCCTCAAGAACGCGAAAGTCATCGGACTCGACGCTTTAGTTCAGAAGGAAGAGGAAGGTTCTGTGAGGATTGGAGCTAGGTTATATGGACTTCCTAAAACCTCGCGCGCGCGTAACAAATCCCTACAACCTTCGATCGATAAGTTACGCTATTCGGAATCAAACGAATCATTCCATGAAGAAACGATCTTAGAATCCGGTCATGCTTTATTAAATCCACTATCAGAAATCGAAAAGGCAAAAGTAAAATTGTCTAAGGAAATGGTTGCTCATAACAAATTCTGGAATGAGAAAAGAGGAAACTATCCTCAAAGAAAACGAGAATTAAAACATCAGATGCTCGCCAGTAAAATCTGGATCTTAGCGACCGAAAGGAGCGATAAAGGCTCTCGAATCTCTGTTTCCGAAATATGTTCTTCATTACGTATACGAAAGGTAACAGCAAACCACATCCTAAATAAATGGATCAAACTGAAACTGATCGCAAGCGGACAAGGTTACTCTTTCACCCGGATTTAATTTAACTCTTTGAACCAGCCGATCACTTCCGTTATAAACTGAAATATAAAGAATCCTTCCGGACATGTTTCCCACTTTTGGAAACGCAAATAAAGGACTAACAATTAGGATCGATGCCAAAGCAAATAATTTGCCCACCGAATATACATTCTTTCTCATACTTTGATTCTCCTTAACAGGTAAATCTCCGATGGTTTGTTCGATAAGGACTTCCTATTTTCAAGAAACCGGAAATGTGCCAAAAACCGCGCAGAACGATGGAAATTTATCGAAACTATTTGTCGCGTCATTTTAGTCAACGCTATTTTTAGCGTGCTATATGTAGCATGGTATAAATAGCAGAACAACCTTAAAATCCACGAATGGATTACGAATCCTTTCAAAAGAATGTCAGCAAGCGAATCAAACAACTAAGGTTGGATAAGAAACTTTCCCAGGAGGAATTAACCGGACTGGATATGGGAGTTAGGGTTTACCAAAGGATAGAATCCGGCGATGGGTCCCCAAGTCTGCACAGTTTGTACAAAATTGCAAAAGCCCTCGGAGTGCATCCAAAGGAATTATTGAACATTCCGATGCCGGAAGAAAGATCGAAAAAGGCTAAATAACCGAATTTCTCATTTTTCCATTTACATTCGGTCCTATTAAAAATTCTGTAAATTCGATTTATTAACCAGAAAATCGACCGCTTTCCATGCAGAATTTCAACCGAGAAAAATCCTCAAAAAAAGGTCTTCAAATACAAACCATTGAGGAAGCACAACAATGGTCAAAATTTGTTATATCCCCTGTAACCATTGCTCACAAATCGCGCGCGCAGAAGGAAAAGTCGGAAGACGGTAAGAAAAATAAGTCAGCAACAAATACCTCTAGCAAATTCAAACATGCAGGAATCAGAATAGAGTTCTTCGAGCAGATCACAAAGAAGATCTTGCATGACTTTTACAAAAAGAAATGTCCTCACTGCGAGAATCAAATACTGGACAAAGAAATCTCAACTCGACCGGATCTAATTCGTTGTAGAGTTTGCCATTACCAAACTTCAAGACTGGCATACACTCCCCTCCACCAATGTAAACTTCCGCTCTGGATGTTCGGATATGTATTTTACGAATCTCTCATCCAACATCCAAAAGTTCTCACCTCAATAGAGATCTCCAAGAGATTAGGTATTTCATATAAAGCAGCTCTGTTACTCAAAAGAAGATTCCAAGTATTTGCATCAGAACAATTAGATAAATATAAACAAATAACATTCAAAC belongs to Leptospira dzoumogneensis and includes:
- a CDS encoding LamG domain-containing protein: MSNFRSLPIFFLFVIFGIQNCGTVLLLNALWPSKEDDRIGNIGELFLGTMNVGLIHYWPLDGDANDKVGSMHLTAFGTVGPTLTSDRNNLPGGAFQYDGIDSWHSSDPIVGETILMGTASFTLSAWVKGKFKPSGGGIIMGQGDGLGFQFLDGTTNCFHGIRVYTANGGMGAISNVSPCGIYQDDVWYHLTFTWDLPNNTANLYVGNDIVNSTVYNPNLTPWTSSAPFTLGYGTIGGGAQPVSIDEVRIYNRVVPPIFFSF
- a CDS encoding helix-turn-helix domain-containing protein, with protein sequence MDYESFQKNVSKRIKQLRLDKKLSQEELTGLDMGVRVYQRIESGDGSPSLHSLYKIAKALGVHPKELLNIPMPEERSKKAK
- a CDS encoding transposase, yielding MKGKDIYLSPVTIAHKSRAQKEKSEDGKKNKSATNTSSKFKHAGIRIEFFEQITKKILHDFYKKKCPHCENQILDKEISTRPDLIRCRVCHYQTSRLAYTPLHQCKLPLWMFGYVFYESLIQHPKVLTSIEISKRLGISYKAALLLKRRFQVFASEQLDKYKQITFKLLEDEFRDFNLPPNENTNITKKMAKHSYICADTAVLYSASARANKGRKRFRHSGATASIYLSDKLGGKQIGTLVHTIAIKGGPVFFHSVPNQKANTLGPIIKEHLPIRTPLFTDQGYRWLWGIYRNHRSVNHNAKSKEGRYRWARNRWSKHGVHSQVAEGNQRLLKTSFGAYCYTTPEYSTLYLNEFAFLKNAKVIGLDALVQKEEEGSVRIGARLYGLPKTSRARNKSLQPSIDKLRYSESNESFHEETILESGHALLNPLSEIEKAKVKLSKEMVAHNKFWNEKRGNYPQRKRELKHQMLASKIWILATERSDKGSRISVSEICSSLRIRKVTANHILNKWIKLKLIASGQGYSFTRI